One Mus caroli chromosome 6, CAROLI_EIJ_v1.1, whole genome shotgun sequence genomic window, GTTTCCTAGTTCTTGGAGTTATCCCCCTGGAATAGACACATTCTACTCCTAGCAAACACATCATCAGCTTGATGCAGTGGGTCATCTCTGACAATATCAGCAGTGTGTGACAGGGCAAAATCCCACTGACTTCAGGTCTCAGGATTTTTGCATTTACAAAGGAGCCCCTGTGTTCTGTTCTTCTTGTTCCTTCATGTTTTGAGGTGGTTTTAGCATTAAGTGGTCTGTATGTTGCCATCTTGTATTCTGTATAAAAAGACtacattttcttttgctgttcACGCATGTTCTACTGCCTGGGCCACCCTCCAGCCTCTGTACTGTTGTTGCTCTTGGGCCTGCTTTTTACTAGCTATTCCTAGTGTGGGCTGTTAGTTGATAGGACAGGTCAagcatgttcctgtgtgtgtgtgtgtattttgtgttgaGAtctcatttgtatgtgtgtattttgtgttgaGATCTCACTGGTCTGGCTGAAGACAAGACTCCTCCAAGCAAAGTGAATAATCCAGGTGGCTGCAGTAACCCTCAGACCAGCCCAGAGATGAAGCCCCATTCCTACCTAGATGCCATCAGGACTGGCCTGGATGACTTGGAGGCCAGCAGCTCCTACAGCAATGAGCCGCAGTTGTGCCCCTATGCTGCCGCTGGGGAGTGCCGCTTCGGAGATGCCTGTGTCTACCTGCATGGGGACATGTGTGATATCTGCAGGCTTCAAGTCCTCCACCCCTTTGACCCAGAACAAAGGAAAGCTCACGAGAAGGTAACTTGAAAACCTTGGCATGAAATCATTTGAAGAAACCTGAATGAACCACAGGACGGAGTCATTCAGGAGTCTCACAGACATCTTTCTGCCAGAAATTCCTGTGTTACATTCTTGGCTTGTTTTTATTCTGGTTTTAAGTTCTTTTCCTGTTGCCATTTTTGATTATTGAGaacaaagaagaataagaagTATTAGAAATGCAAAgttcagggctggaaagatggctcaccagttaagagcacttgctgagcctggcagtggtggcacacatctttgatcccagcactcaggaggcagaggcaggtggatatctgagttcaaggccagcctggtctacagagtgagtttcagggcaaccaagactacacagagaagccctgtctcaaaccaaaaaacaaaacaaacaaaaaaccaaagaaataacaaaaaaatcaaagaaacaacaaaaaatagctGTTTTGTGCAGCGtcctataactccagccccagagcccAGCATCCTCTTCCTACTTCTATAAGAACCTCATTTATGTgtgagcacaccacacacacacacacacacacacacacacacacacacagccctcttACACACATCTTTCTTCCCTAGGTTTACATGTCTCTGTAGTTAGGATACAGCAGTCAATGTTTGGAAACTTTGAAAATCCTTTATTATGGACTTTCCTTAATATTATTACCTATCAATCTATCTAATTATAActaaatgtgtatgcatgtgtgcgcgcgCAGGTGAGTACCTATAGAGGtgagaagaaaatgtagaaaCCTTGGCCTAGCATTACAGGCAGTTGATGAGGGTGCTGAGACTAAAACTCATCTCCTTTAGAAgagcaacaagagctcttaactgtcCACCATTCCTCTAGCCCTTTTACCATGGACTCTTTTAAGAGCCAAGTCCTGGAAGGTGATGAATATCCCTGGTCTCTGGGTCCGCGCTATCCACACGCAGAGCGCTGTGCTGTGCACTCGACTCAGCAGGGCCTGGATCTCCTCATCTGCCTGGTTTTTTTGAGTTCACTCAGCTCAGTGTTTACTGTATTGATGTGGCATGGGATAGGCATGACATGCAGAAGAGCCCAAGCCCTGTGACCCGGTATGTGTGAATGCTACAACCTCCACAGTAACCTCAGTGTGCAGAAATCCATGGCTGGTAAGCTGGAGGTGACCGTATCTTACTAGGGAATTTAGAACAAGGACAAGGTGGCTTGAGGTCTACTTTGTGGTCAGATCTGTGTGTCCTGAATCCAGGGACTATACACACAGCTTCTAGTAGCTTCTGTGACTGTGTGGCTGCAACTCCTGGGATCTTGGCCAAAGAGAACCTAAGACTTCCCTTCCTGTCATTCTCAGATGTGTATGTCGACTTTTGAACATGAGATGGAAAAGGCTTTTGCCTTCCAGGCGAGCCAGGACAAAGTGTGCAGCATCTGCATGGAGGTGATCCTGGAGAAAGCATCTGCTTCTGAAAGGAGGTTTGGCATTCTCTCCAACTGCAGCCACACCTACTGCCTGTCCTGCATCCGGCAATGGAGATGTGCCAAGCAGTTTGAAAACCCAATCATAAAGTGAGTGCAGCTGGGCTTCTCTGCTACCCTCTGGAGCCCAGGCCCCCAGCTGTGTACAGAGCCTGTACAGATCATCCTGAGTCCATCTGCCTGTCTTAGTGACCAGCctctctgatctctacatacTGGGAACTCTGCTGCACATCGTCAGGTGGTGTTGCTGGGTTCTGTTTTGCAGCCCTCATGGACAGTTGTCGTGTCTACCTTAGGCTAGCTGCCTTGTAACCTTTGGTTCTTCAGGTGTTTTCACCTTAATAAAGGGGCTGAGGCTCCCTTGGAGAAAGGCTCCTATGCACTTCCCACTCCCTTGTGCACATTGTTGGGGGACTTGCCTATGTGCAGCAGTTTCATAGAGAAAAGAGCACAGTTCTATGGCATCCAGTGCTTTGCAGAGTTGCTCAGCTGACATGCAGTCTAGTTTTAGAAACTTCACCGTCCCCGAAGCCTGcactgccacccacccacccttgtCTTCTGTCATGTGGTCTCCAGCCAAGCTCTTTCTCTACAGAAACCTTACTCTGCTTGTCCTCATGCACACCCTTTTCCCTCAGCAAATGTTCCAGGGCCACCCCTGACGAGCACGCTCAGCAGTTACTGCCttttttctctgagaacagctagtGGGCACTCAGACACAAGACTAGACCCCAGCAGTGGTCACAGTTGCTTGGCCTCTAACCGAACAGCAACACATTGTTCCCCCAAAGTGCTCACACCATATCTCACTCTTACCTGCAGATCCAGCTTCTTGTACTTGGCTTTATTTCTAATCTGAGCTGTCATCTTGCCTTCCATAGTCCCTGAAGATAATGAgcattgttttgtgtgtttattggCTGTCCTGGGTGAATACTCAGGACTCTGTTTCTTACAGGAGCTGCTCTTAGACGATGGTAATTGTGTCTTTGGCCATGTGTTTGAGCACCAATGTTTGCAGTGGTGTGTGCAGAGGATTCATGGCGTGTTTCTCCTTACTGACCTATTGGTTTTGTTGTCTTTTCAGGTCTTGTCCAGAGTGCCGTGTGATATCAGAGTTTGTAATTCCAAGTGTGTATTGGGTAGAAGAtcagaataaaaagaatgaattaattgAAGCTTTCAAACAGGGAATGGGGTAAGTGACTTGATTTCATAAGGGGAAATACCTTATGAAATCATACCTACATGGCTGGGTATGGTTTGAGCCTCTGTCACCTTCAGGTTTCCCAAGAATATGGACCTGGTAGATGGATCTCAGAGCTTCTTGCTCCCGCCAGGCATTTTTCCTGGGCTTTGGGCTACAGAGCTCAGTGAGTGAGGCCTTGAGGAAGCAGTTGAGTTCTAAGATGAGCCTACGCCTATGTGCCAAGGTTGTCTTTCCATCTCTGATTGCCCATGCATTTAACAAGTACTACTGAGGATCTGCCGTCGCACAACCTGTCCATTGCAAGGCCCAAAGAAGCTGACAGTGTCAGCCTCAATACAACTCACACTTAGGAAAGGAAAGTAACGACCAGTAAGGTGAATAAGGCAAAGAGCCTGCCTCAGATGAGGTGGAAGATGAGAACCAACCCCCAGATGCTTGTCATGACACTctgttgccttgtctggcctcagcttGCTGCCCAGTCACCCTCAtgctgctggggttacaggcatgcacaaccCCCCctgccacctttttttttttttttttagatttatttattttatgtatgtgagtacactgtaactgtacagatggttgtgagccttcatgtggttgttgggaattgaatttttggGATCTCTACTCACTCCAGTCAACTCCGTTCGCTCAGTCtgtgcttgctctggcccaaagatttgtttatttttattattattattattattgttattattattattatacataagtacactatagctgacttcagacgtaccagtgtcagatctcattacagatggttacgagccaccatgtttcctgggatttgaactcaggaccttcagaagagtagtcagtgttcttacccactgaggcatctctccagccactggcatctttttaaaagaactattttTGTAGGAATTTTCCACAGACTATCCCACtgtcttctctgtgtcctctgtcatCACCATCATTTGTATTGGGAATAATACATAtgttatatttacattattacaaAACCCTCAAGGCAACATCAGATTtgccatttaaaattttttccttttatgtcattgtttttattaagacaggatctcactgtgtagtgctggctggcctggaacttgctacatagactaggctggcctacaagtcaaaagatccacctgtctgtgtCACCCAAGTACTGGAGTAAAAGGCCTGCATGACCATGCCTggccaaaatacattttttttaaagtgcaccCCTCCccaattatttattttggaagtTCTCATATTTATCTAGATTCTGTGGCTTgatatttacaca contains:
- the Mkrn2 gene encoding probable E3 ubiquitin-protein ligase makorin-2 isoform X2, whose translation is MSTKQVTCRYFMHGVCREGSQCLFSHDLANSKPSTICKYYQKGYCAYGARCRYDHTKPPAAAGGAVGPAPNPSPSSGLHSPHPSPDIATSVMRTHSKEPGKREKKTLVLRDRNLTGLAEDKTPPSKVNNPGGCSNPQTSPEMKPHSYLDAIRTGLDDLEASSSYSNEPQLCPYAAAGECRFGDACVYLHGDMCDICRLQVLHPFDPEQRKAHEKMCMSTFEHEMEKAFAFQASQDKVCSICMEVILEKASASERRFGILSNCSHTYCLSCIRQWRCAKQFENPIIKSCPECRVISEFVIPSVYWVEDQNKKNELIEAFKQGMGKKACKYFEQGKGTCPFGSKCLYRHAYPDGRLAEPEKPRKQLSSEGTVRFFNSVRLWDFIENRETRQVPSNDDVDVTELGDLFMHLSGVESSEP